The Alteribacter keqinensis DNA segment GAATCTTCCTTTTTAAAAAACAGTTCATTTTCCCCTGGGATCCAGTCAAATTTCTTTCTCCTGAATTTTTTATACTCCATTGATCTTTATTAAACGCTTTTCGTAAAGGTTATTGCTCTTATAAAGGTACATTCTGCTACAGGCGGACGCTTTCCGTGGGCATAACTTCAGTCGCCGAGAGAAAGAAGAGGACACTCAAAATGAAGTCCATTTTCTTAAAACAGGCTCTTAAAGTTAGATGTTGTTTTGCGCTCATTGCACGTTCTGCGGGCGGCTCGATCCTCAGTCCCTTGCGCTTCCGGGGTCTCCCGGAACTCGCTTTTCCCCCAGGAGTTTCGCGCATTCACTCCAATCAACGCCTTTTCTAAAAAATGTCGTTGCAGCCTCCCCACACTTTTCATCCCCTTGTATGACCCTTGCGGATCGCCAATCATCCACATTAAAGAAAGCAGAAATCAACACCGCTTTAAACGCAAAGTCTTTCAAGAGTTCTTTTAATAAATGCATTGTACAGTACGGGCAAAAAATATGCTGTGGACAACTTTCTACATTATTTTCGTTTTCCACACAGGCCTTTCGACAAGTTTTACACATGATCTTGTGTTGTGGAAAAAAGAAAAACACAACCCGTGGAACTTTGTGGATAACTCGCGAAACTTATTGAGAGCGTTCTTCTTTTTTGATAATATATTCTTGTTTTTTCAGTGGAGAACCTGTGTTAAAATGATAACTATCCACAGCTGTGTACAACTTTGTGGATAGTTATACACGGCATCTTGATTGTTTTATCCACACAGGTGTGCACAACGTGTATTTCTGAGTTTCTACTATAATACTGTTTTTCCACATTGTATACCCATTAATATATATTCAACATTATTTCTAGCGTTATACAATTGTTATACAAGCTGACTTTCTAATAAAGTGGTCGGCTCATCTGTTGTGGAACAGAATGTAAGTTGAAGGAGGTAGACGGTTGGAGAATTTAAGTGATCTTTGGGAACAGGCCCTCAAAAATATTGAAGAGAAAGTCAGCAAACCGAGCTTTGAAACGTGGCTTAAATCAACAAAAGCTGAAGCCATTGACCAGGATACAATGACAATAGTGGCACCAAATGAGTTTGCCAGGGACTGGCTTGAAAACCGGTATTCCGGATTGATCTCAGAAACACTGCAGGAATTGACAGGAGCAGAGCTTCATGTCCGTTTTGTAATTCCAAAAGACGAGCAGGAAGAAAATCTGGATCTGATAGAGAAGATGAAGCAGCCGAAAAAACCTGCTGTGAAAGATGATAATGAAACACCAAAGCATATGCTGAATCCTAAATATACTTTCGATACATTTGTCATCGGCAGCGGCAACCGCTTTGCACACGCTGCCTCCCTTGCAGTGGCGGAAGCTCCGGCCAAAGCTTATAACCCACTTTTCATTTATGGTGGGGTCGGACTCGGGAAAACCCACTTAATGCATGCGATCGGCCATTATGTAATTGATCATAATCCTGATGCAAAGGTGGTTTATTTAAGTTCGGAAAAATTTACAAACGAATTTATTAATTCCATCCGTGATAATAAAGCCGTCAACTTCCGCAATAAATATCGAAATGTGGACGTGCTTTTAATAGATGATATTCAGTTCCTTGCAGGAAAAGAACAGACTCAAGAGGAGTTTTTCCATACATTCAATGCACTGCACGAGGAACGGAAGCAGATTGTTATTTCCAGTGACAGGCCCCCAAAAGAAATTCCGACACTCGAAGACAGACTTCGTTCGCGATTTGAGTGGGGGCTGATTACAGATATCACGCCACCGGATCTGGAGACCAGGATTGCCATACTTCGTAAAAAAGCGAAAGCGGAAAATCTTGATATTCCTAATGAAGTCATGCTTTATATTGCCAATCAAATTGATACGAACATCCGTGAACTTGAAGGGGCACTAATCCGTGTTGTTGCCTATTCTTCCCTTATTAACCAGGACATGAATGCCGATCTTGCAGCTGTTGCATTAAAGGATATTATTCCGAACTCCAAGCCAAAAACAATTACTATTACAGATGTGCAGCGTGCAGTAGCAGAAAACTTCAACGTGCGTGTAGAAGAAATGAAAGCGAAAAAACGTACAAAGACTGTCGCATTTCCAAGACAGATCGCCATGTATCTCTCAAGAGAACTGACGGATAATTCACTGCCGAAAATCGGCGGGGAATTCGGAGGACGTGATCACACAACTGTCATTCACGCACACGAAAAAATCTCAAGGCTTCTGACGAGTGATCAGGAACTGCAAAAGCAGGTGCAAAACATTACTGATCAACTAAAATCAGGCTGATTGCTTCTGTGCACAGTGTGAATAACCGGTACAGGTTTATCAACAGCTTGTCCACAAGTGGATAACTTGTCCCTTCTGGGTTTTTTCTCACTTATCCACATTTACACAGCGCCTATTACGATTACTACGTTCTTTTATTCTTAAAAATAAATAATAAAACCGACTGAGATAAATAAAGATTCAACCGAAATGAAAAGAGGGGAAAACCATGAAATTTACTATTCAACGGGAACAATTTGTGCAAAGCGTACAACACGTATCAAAAGCCATTTCATCGAGAACGACGATTCCAATTCTTACAGGTATCAAAATTGATGCGTCAGAAGAAGGCGTCACACTGACAGGAAGTGACTCTGACATTTCTATTGAATGCTTTATTCCAAAAGAGGATGAAGAAAACGAATACGTGGAAATTGAGGAAGAAGGAAGCATTGTTCTTCAGGCAAAAGTATTCGCGGATATTGTAAAAAAACTTCCTGAAAACAAGATTGAAGTGACTGTGCAGGACCAGTTCGCAACAACACTGAAATCAGGTTCTTCGGTTTTTAACCTTAATGGACTCGATCCGGAAGAATATCCACGCCTTCCTCAAATTGAAGAGGACAGTGTGTTTAAGCTGCCGACAGATCTCCTGAAAAATATCATTCGCCAGACTGGCTTTGCTGTTTCCACTGTAGAAACAAGACCGGTGCTCACAGGTGTTCACTGGAAGATTGAAGACGGAGAACTGATTTGTACATCAACAGACAGCCACCGTCTCGCAATGAGAAAAGCGAAAGTGGAGACCAATACTGATGATCTTGAATTTTCAAATGTGATTATCCCTGGGCGCAGCCTGGGTGAACTAAGTAAGATTCTCGACGACTCTGAAGAATGGATCGATATTATCGTCACAGAAAATCAGATTTTGTTTAAAGCTGAGAACATCTTGTTCTTCTCACGGCTTCTTGACGGCAATTATCCCGCAACAGAGAACATGATTCCGACAACGTCTAAAACAGGACTGAAGCTGGATACTAAAGTTCTTCTTCAGGCGATCGAGCGTTCATTGCTTCTTTCAAGAGACGGTAAGAACAATGTCGTGAATCTGAAAACAATGGATAACGGACAGATTGAGATTACTTCTGTAACTCCTGAAGTTGGAAAAGTAACGGAAGATCTGCAAGCGATTGAGCTTACTGGGGAAGAGCTCCGCATTTCCTTTAACGGGAAAAACCTCATCGATGCTCTGAAGGTTGTCGATTCTTCTGAAATACATGTAGATTTCACCGGGGCCATGAGTCCGTTTGTATTAAAACCTGTGGATCATGACTATACGCTGCACCTTTTTTCACCTGTAAGAACGTATTAATTCCAGAGGTAATAAAGCTGTCGGATCGGGCTGTAGCCTGACCCGGCAGCTTTTTAAAATCGCTCTTTTGAACCCGTTGTCGTTTGAAAGGAAGCTAGTAAAGTATATAAACCGGCCTCAGCTTTGTGATTAAGGAGTAAAAGAAGTCAGCAATTGATTTTATTTGTTGTCTGAGCCTCTTAGGATTATTTTAGCAGCTCCAGGCGGACGCCTTCCGCCCTAGTGTACTTAAAAATGAGATTGTATTTTGTTTGGGTTCTCAAGACTTTTACATCCTGTTTCTTCATGAAGAATCTCCTCTTTGCTATAAATAAGAATTATCGTCGGTGATAATCTACGGACGCTCTCATTTTTAACTTTTGTTAACCTTCGTATTTTGTGAATGAGAGTCGATGTAGCCAAAATGTCCACAGACTACTGCGGAAGTGGGGGCTCGCCGACACCTCCGCGGAAAGCGAAGGACATTCCGGCTGCATCTACACCAACAGCTTTATAAATTGGTGCAATCCCTTATCTTGATGGCTATGCTCAGAATCCGGAAGCGTAAGAGAGCGGAAATCAACCTCCATGCTTAAGAGAACCAACGTAAAATAGATAGGGATTCATGTAAGTAGGTCGTTTTTACATGGAATATGTCGAATGGTTATACTAAACATACAATGAAAGTTGGCTAAATCGTCCATCTTTTAGTACAATATAGTTTGAGGCCATTTGCGTTTTTACATAATCAGGCGCAAATATCAGGAATCGGAAAGTGAGTGACCATCGATGGAAGAAGCGGTGAAAATCGAAGGTGAATACATGACGCTTGGGCAGTTGTTAAAAGAGACAGGGGTCATTGATACCGGCGGCATGGCCAAATGGTTTCTGCAGGAAAACATCGTTTACGTCAATGATGAGGAAGAAACCCGCCGAGGGCGAAAGTTATACCCTGGAGACATTGTTAGATTTGAAGGCGGCGAAGCGTTTGTTCTTGAATAAACGGCTCCCTGCCTGTGACAGGCAAGGAGGTTCAACGTGCAAATTGACGAGCTGACAGTCAAAAACTATCGTAATTATCCGGAAGTACACGTGACTTTTGAAAATGAAGTGAACGTGATCATCGGGGAAAACGCACAGGGTAAAACAAACTTGATGGAAGCCATCTACGTA contains these protein-coding regions:
- the dnaA gene encoding chromosomal replication initiator protein DnaA; translated protein: MENLSDLWEQALKNIEEKVSKPSFETWLKSTKAEAIDQDTMTIVAPNEFARDWLENRYSGLISETLQELTGAELHVRFVIPKDEQEENLDLIEKMKQPKKPAVKDDNETPKHMLNPKYTFDTFVIGSGNRFAHAASLAVAEAPAKAYNPLFIYGGVGLGKTHLMHAIGHYVIDHNPDAKVVYLSSEKFTNEFINSIRDNKAVNFRNKYRNVDVLLIDDIQFLAGKEQTQEEFFHTFNALHEERKQIVISSDRPPKEIPTLEDRLRSRFEWGLITDITPPDLETRIAILRKKAKAENLDIPNEVMLYIANQIDTNIRELEGALIRVVAYSSLINQDMNADLAAVALKDIIPNSKPKTITITDVQRAVAENFNVRVEEMKAKKRTKTVAFPRQIAMYLSRELTDNSLPKIGGEFGGRDHTTVIHAHEKISRLLTSDQELQKQVQNITDQLKSG
- the dnaN gene encoding DNA polymerase III subunit beta; this encodes MKFTIQREQFVQSVQHVSKAISSRTTIPILTGIKIDASEEGVTLTGSDSDISIECFIPKEDEENEYVEIEEEGSIVLQAKVFADIVKKLPENKIEVTVQDQFATTLKSGSSVFNLNGLDPEEYPRLPQIEEDSVFKLPTDLLKNIIRQTGFAVSTVETRPVLTGVHWKIEDGELICTSTDSHRLAMRKAKVETNTDDLEFSNVIIPGRSLGELSKILDDSEEWIDIIVTENQILFKAENILFFSRLLDGNYPATENMIPTTSKTGLKLDTKVLLQAIERSLLLSRDGKNNVVNLKTMDNGQIEITSVTPEVGKVTEDLQAIELTGEELRISFNGKNLIDALKVVDSSEIHVDFTGAMSPFVLKPVDHDYTLHLFSPVRTY
- the yaaA gene encoding S4 domain-containing protein YaaA, whose amino-acid sequence is MEEAVKIEGEYMTLGQLLKETGVIDTGGMAKWFLQENIVYVNDEEETRRGRKLYPGDIVRFEGGEAFVLE